One segment of Anomalospiza imberbis isolate Cuckoo-Finch-1a 21T00152 chromosome 2, ASM3175350v1, whole genome shotgun sequence DNA contains the following:
- the LOC137468870 gene encoding cell surface glycoprotein CD200 receptor 1-A-like isoform X2 gives MKAGTNMKIAGKTVYVFVLFTITMVMRLAGNNSSVLVMTVGNSSVLTCPLKGNITLLTWTVTPKAGGPCTLVYRIDTNMTHRTNCSDNINWTFRAGLPPALEIRQVGIAQEGNYSCETASAEGNFQKMYHLTVLAPPRLSLSCDEQGSPVCEAAAGKPPAQLSWLPESSSTAEEKCHDNGTVTVLSKFTACSTNVTNVTTCMVSHPAGNWSQSIACCPSEKTITNVFLYACIIACVLIIITLLAVIYYFKLHSDRPCHRTKPPEIAPIHSQQDDMMEVEPYTTYVQKENTIYNSVSDLTLGQNLPQDLCPGT, from the exons TCATGAGATTAGCAG ggAACAACTCCTCAGTGTTAGTGATGACTGTAGGTAACAGCTCAGTTCTCACCTGCCCTCTCAAAGGAAATATAACTCTGCTAACATGGACAGTAACCCCCAAGGCTGGAGGCCCTTGCACCTTGGTATACAGGATTGATACAAACATGACACACAGAACAAACTGCAGTGACAACATAAACTGGACATTCAGAGCAGGTCTGCCTCCTGCCCTTGAGATACGACAAGTGGGAATAGCCCAGGAGGGAAATTACAGCTGTGAAACGGCATCAGCAGAAGGGAATTTCCAAAAGATGTACCACCTGACCGTGCTGG CCCCCCCGAGGCTGAGCCTGTCCTGTGATGAGCAGGGCAGCCCCGTGTGCGAGGCAGCGGCGGGGAAGCCGCCGGCTCAGCTCTCGTGGCTCCCAGAGAGCAGCTCCACTGCAGAGGAGAAGTGCCACGACAACGGGACAGTGACTGTTCTCAGCAAGTTCACAGCGTGTAGCACCAATGTCACCAATGTGACCACCTGCATGGTGTCCCACCCAGCTGGGAACTGGAGCCAGTCCATagcctgctgtccctcag AGAAAACCATCACCAACGTTTTCCTGTATGCCTGCATCATTGCTTGTGTTCTGATCATTATCACCTTGTTGGCTGTCATTTACTATTTCAAGCTCCACAGTGATAG aCCATGCCATAGAACCAAACCTCCTGAAATTGCTCCTATACATTCCCAACAG gatgacatgatggaagtggAACCCTATACTACTTATGTGCAGAAGGAAAATACAATTTACAACTCGGTGTCTGATCTGACATTGGGGCAGAATCTTCCACAAGACCTGTGTCCAGGAACATGA
- the LOC137468870 gene encoding cell surface glycoprotein CD200 receptor 1-A-like isoform X1, which yields MKAGTNMKIAGKTVYVFVLFTITMVMRLAGNNSSVLVMTVGNSSVLTCPLKGNITLLTWTVTPKAGGPCTLVYRIDTNMTHRTNCSDNINWTFRAGLPPALEIRQVGIAQEGNYSCETASAEGNFQKMYHLTVLAPPRLSLSCDEQGSPVCEAAAGKPPAQLSWLPESSSTAEEKCHDNGTVTVLSKFTACSTNVTNVTTCMVSHPAGNWSQSIACCPSEKTITNVFLYACIIACVLIIITLLAVIYYFKLHSDRPCHRTKPPEIAPIHSQQANKSGVEEKIKEDDMMEVEPYTTYVQKENTIYNSVSDLTLGQNLPQDLCPGT from the exons TCATGAGATTAGCAG ggAACAACTCCTCAGTGTTAGTGATGACTGTAGGTAACAGCTCAGTTCTCACCTGCCCTCTCAAAGGAAATATAACTCTGCTAACATGGACAGTAACCCCCAAGGCTGGAGGCCCTTGCACCTTGGTATACAGGATTGATACAAACATGACACACAGAACAAACTGCAGTGACAACATAAACTGGACATTCAGAGCAGGTCTGCCTCCTGCCCTTGAGATACGACAAGTGGGAATAGCCCAGGAGGGAAATTACAGCTGTGAAACGGCATCAGCAGAAGGGAATTTCCAAAAGATGTACCACCTGACCGTGCTGG CCCCCCCGAGGCTGAGCCTGTCCTGTGATGAGCAGGGCAGCCCCGTGTGCGAGGCAGCGGCGGGGAAGCCGCCGGCTCAGCTCTCGTGGCTCCCAGAGAGCAGCTCCACTGCAGAGGAGAAGTGCCACGACAACGGGACAGTGACTGTTCTCAGCAAGTTCACAGCGTGTAGCACCAATGTCACCAATGTGACCACCTGCATGGTGTCCCACCCAGCTGGGAACTGGAGCCAGTCCATagcctgctgtccctcag AGAAAACCATCACCAACGTTTTCCTGTATGCCTGCATCATTGCTTGTGTTCTGATCATTATCACCTTGTTGGCTGTCATTTACTATTTCAAGCTCCACAGTGATAG aCCATGCCATAGAACCAAACCTCCTGAAATTGCTCCTATACATTCCCAACAG gccaACAAAAGTGGAGTAGAAGAGAAGATAAAGGAG gatgacatgatggaagtggAACCCTATACTACTTATGTGCAGAAGGAAAATACAATTTACAACTCGGTGTCTGATCTGACATTGGGGCAGAATCTTCCACAAGACCTGTGTCCAGGAACATGA